The following coding sequences are from one Manduca sexta isolate Smith_Timp_Sample1 unplaced genomic scaffold, JHU_Msex_v1.0 HiC_scaffold_145, whole genome shotgun sequence window:
- the LOC119191394 gene encoding histone H3-like — MARTKQTARKSTGGKAPRKQQLATKAARKSAPATGGVKKPHRYRPGTVALREIRRYQKSTELLIRKLPFQRLVREIAQDFKTDLRFQSSAVMALQEASEAYLVGLFEDTNLCAIHAKRVTIMPKDIQLARRIRGRELKRRRSLLQPTSSSSSL; from the coding sequence ATGGCGCGTACTAAGCAAACAGCTAGAAAATCAACCGGTGGCAAAGCGCCACGTAAGCAGCAGCTGGCGACCAAGGCCGCCAGGAAGAGTGCTCCCGCAACAGGCGGAGTGAAGAAACCTCACCGTTACAGGCCCGGCACTGTCGCTCTCCGTGAGATCCGTCGTTACCAGAAAAGTACGGAACTTCTGATTCGCAAATTACCGTTCCAGCGTTTGGTTCGTGAGATAGCGCAAGATTTCAAAACCGATCTGCGTTTCCAAAGTTCCGCCGTCATGGCGCTGCAGGAGGCCAGCGAAGCTTACCTGGTCGGTCTTTTCGAAGACACGAACCTTTGCGCCATTCACGCCAAGCGTGTTACCATCATGCCAAAGGATATACAGTTGGCGCGCAGAATCAGAGGGAGAGAGCTTAAACGCCGCCGTTCGCTCTTGCAACCAACGTCGTCGTCGTCATCgttgtag
- the LOC119191389 gene encoding LOW QUALITY PROTEIN: histone H2B-like (The sequence of the model RefSeq protein was modified relative to this genomic sequence to represent the inferred CDS: deleted 2 bases in 1 codon) — MPPKTSGKAAKKSGKAQKNISKTDKKKKHKRKESYAIYIYKVLKQVHPDTGISSKAMSIMNSFVNDIFERIAAEASRLAHYNKRSTITSREVQTSVRLLLPGELAKHAVSEGTKAVTKYTSSK, encoded by the exons atgcCACCCAAGACCAGCGGCAAGGCTGCCAAGAAATCTGGCAAGGCGCAGAAGAACATCTCTAAGACTGACAAG AAGAAGAAGCACAAGAGGAAGGAGAGTTACgcaatttacatttacaaagtgCTCAAGCAGGTCCATCCTGACACCGGAATATCCAGCAAGGCGATGTCGATAATGAACTCGTTTGTGAATGACATTTTCGAACGCATCGCTGCGGAAGCATCTCGTCTGGCGCATTACAACAAGCGCTCCACCATCACATCCAGGGAGGTGCAAACATCTGTACGTCTCCTTCTGCCAGGCGAGCTGGCAAAGCACGCAGTCAGTGAGGGTACCAAAGCTGTCACCAAGTACACCAGTTCAAAGTGA